The window tcAGTACTGGCAGATGAAGGGGCGCAGCTGGATGCAGAAGCGGCTTCGCCAGAGCCCatctggggacaaggacagtgTCAGGGTCATGGGTGgttcccagagccccccagtgcCCTGCAACCACTTTCAGTGCTCCCTGTATCCCCCCCTTGGCTCCCCCAGTGCCCTGGAACTCCTCCCAGTgcccctcccagtgccctcgGTGCTCGCCTCAGTTCACTCAGTGCCCTGTAGCCCCCTGTCCATAGTACCCTCCCAGTGTTCCTGCAACGCCCCAGTAACCTgtgctcccctccccagcaccccccaAGCCTGGACACAGTGGGTGGGTGGCCTTACCTCGGATGCTGAGGGTGGTGCAGGTGGTGACAACGTGAAAGGGCTGGCTGGGCGCCCAGTTCGCGTAGTTCCAGGGGCTGGAGTCCTCCCAGCAGGACTCCCACTTCCCTGTCTGTTGTGCTAACACTTCAGTCCCCAGTGACAGCCCCCACCACCCCTACCCAGCCCCTCGACCCCAAaaaccagccccagcagccaatACCCAGCCCCTCGTTCCTCAAAACCCAGCCTCCCACACCCAGGCTCATCCCCCACAAAGCAGCCCAgcaccccagccccagcccctcacgCTCTAAAGCAGCCCACAGCTGACCTCCTGgccagcacccagcacctcTTTGGCAGCCCCTTGCCCCAGTGTGTCCTCACCTTGTAGCTGGTGACAGCTCCAATCCAGGGTGAGATGAAGATCTTGTAGGTTTGTGCCagtttctgcagctcctggttgCGGGCACTGCTGTGCACTGAGGCCAGCTGGCCCTGGTACACCTTCTGGCAGTATTGCTGTGGGACAGACACGGGCTGGCACCAGGCACTCACCTGGGCCCACGGGCAcctctgggcagtgctgccatGGCACAAGCATGGCCTGGAATCCTGGTGCCCCCTGCACCCCCCTGTGCCCCATGTCCCCTCACCTGGGCGCCCGAATAGGTGCGCAGCTTCTTCACCACGACGTACCGCAGATGGGGGGTTTCACCAGTGGGGACCCCCTGGAGCTGgcggggggctgcagggcagagtgGGGGGACTGGGGGTCCCTCTACcacccagcaccagccccaggcATGTGGCGTCAGTGGTCATAGCACTGGGAGCGGGCAGGGGTGTGGGGGACACTCACTGGAGCAGGGGGACGCTCACCAGGGTggctggcagggacagtgcCCAGGAGGGCCAGAGcgagcagcaggcagggccacATGGCAGTGGGACACGCAGGCACACTGAGGACACCACCACCAACCTCTGGAGATGCCGCAGTCCTGTCACCCTTGGTCACCCCCCACCATGGTCCAGAGCCCCTCTACCACCCTTGGGTAACAATCTGTTCTCTCTGTGGCCCTTCTTCCATTCCCCATGTCCCCACTGTCCTGCCACCACCTTGTGTTGCTCACCCcatcctgcccctctgtgccccacATCCCCATTGTCCCTCCACCACCCTCTGTGCCACTCCCATGTACTCCTAGCATCCCAGAGATCCCCTTGTCCCCCTGATACCCTCATCCCAGCCTCGAGGATGCCCACTCCTGGTCCCCACACCAGCAGCCAAGGGCTGAGCCCACTCTGATgttccctgtccttgtccctgtccccatccccgcTCCTCACCTGGGGGCTGAGGGGGGCTCTGCCCATTGTTGCTCTTATAGGGGTGACATGGCCACATGTCACCACCACAGCCTTGCgccacccagcctggccctggggacaccatGAGGACAttggggtgacactggggggGTTGGGGGGAAAGGAGTCCCTGCCCACAGTGGGACACACATGGACCCCAGGGAGGGGGGCCTGCAGGGTGGGGGATGCACGGGGGTGCCCCAGGCAGAATGTGGGTGCTGGGGGGGTGAAAGGGCTGGGAGTGCACGGGTGGGGGCTGATCCAGTCTGAGGGGTGCAAGGCGGGTGTATGGGGTGCAGCATGTCCTGGGGTGGGGGTGCTGGGAGTACGGAGGGGATGTTGGGGTGCTGATACCATCTCCCGCCAGCCATGCTTGCCCAAGGGCCATTTCCTTCCCAACGACCAGGGCCCCCAGGGTCTGGCCTGGCCGTTTGCCCACAGACCACCTCGAGTCCTACCCCAAAGCCTGCCATGCCCCTGACCAGCCCCTGGGCCTGCAgctgagcacccacagcccccctgaGGACTCTGCACTCCAATGCTCATCCCCATGCCCTGTGCACCCCTGCACCCCAACCTCTCCAGCCCCAGTACCCCAACCTCCCCGAGCCCCTGTACTGACAACCTGCACCCCAaaccaccacagccccctccccacaccaTGCATCCCAAACCACCACAGCCCCCCCTTCATGCCCTTGCATCCCCTCCCCTGGACGCCAGGcactggctgggcagggtgctggcagagcccccCCGGGGTGTCCCTCACTGTGTCCCCAGCAGTTGGTGGTTTGGGGGTGTCACAAGGCTGTGGTTGGGGAcatgtgtccctgtcaccaatATAAGGGCGGCAGTGGGCAAAGCCCCCCATGACCCAGGTGAggagcagagacagggacaTGGGGGTGGGCTCAGCCCTCAGCTGCCAGGGTTGGGGGTTCCTGAGTCTGgccctggggggctctggggtgcagGGGTGGAGGGAGCATGGTGGGGGATAGAATGGCACAGGATGCCTGGGGCATGGAGTGACCCAAGGGTTGGAAGTGATGAACTGGGCACAGGAGGTGGTGGGTACAGGAGGGCTGGGGTCTGtaggggtggcactggggacagggcacagggtgGCACTTGGGATGGTGGAGGGACAGTGGGGGTATGGGGGTGGTTCtgaggggacatggggaggaCAGGGTGATGCGGGGGCTGGCAGACGGCTTgtgggggtgtccccagggtggccAAGGGTGATGGGGCTCTGGGATCTCCCAAGGGTGCTAgtggtgtccccagtgtccctgtgccatgTGGCCCTGCCTGCTGattgccctggccctgctgggcacAGTTCCCATCAGCCGCTCTGGTGAGTACCACCCACACCCCCACCTGCCCACAGAGACATCGTGGGGACACCCCCGATACCAGGGTGACCCAGCTGATGCTTTCAGCCCTTTCCAGCCCTGTggtggaggatgaggaggatatgacagggctggaggtgcctgAGGAGTACAGTAAGTGCCTGGGGGCCAGTGACAAGCAGGCACTTGGTGTCCCCAGCATGCCCGGCACCGCCACCTGCCGCTACGTTGTCATCTCCCGCTGCCGAAGCTTCCACCATGCGcaggtggggtggggtgggttGGGTGGGGAGCTGGGGTGTGGACACCAGTGCCCCCCATGACAGCCGTGTTCCTGCAGCACATCTGTGCCCGACGCTTCCACGGTCGCTTGGCCTCGATCCACGACTCCCGCACCAacaccttcctgctgctcctggcgcGCCAGCAGTGCAGGGCCGGCCAGGTCTGGATCGGTGCCGTCAGCCAGCCCGCTGTAAGCACCCCTGCCATGCGCCCACCACCCTGGCCTCGGGGCACCCTGTCtcctcccagtgtccccagtgtctaccctgggtgtcccagccctgtcccacgATTCCCAGTGCACAACctgatcccattcccagtgtTCTCAGTGCCcaccagggtgctccagccttgTCCCAGTACCCCTAGTGCCCACACTGGATGTCCCATTCCCATCCCGCTGTCCCCAATGCCCCCAGTACCCTTTCTCCCCTGGCAGATTCCAATCCCAAGCTGCCACTGGACGGACCATAGCCCCTGGAACTACAGCCGGTGGGTGCCGGGGCACCCCCTGCCCGGCCGCCGCTTCTGCACCGCCCTCTGCACCAACAGTCAGTGCGGGCCTAGGGGAGGGCTccaggggggctctgggcaggcCCTGCCCATGATGGGGGGAGGCTGCTGAGGGGCTCGGGAtggggaggtgacactggggggCTGGTATAAGGTATCTGGGGGGCTatccctgggagctggagggggTCTAGGGCTGATCCACTCTCTTCTCTCCCCAGATGGGCTCTGGAGGAGTGTGCGCTGCAAGAGCCGGCTGCCCTTCATCTGCGAGATATGAGGGGCTCAGCGCCCCCGGGTGCCCCCAGGCCTCCCTTAATGCTGTTCCCCCatggggggctgcagcccctccctcaAAATACAATAAAGTCTTGGTGTCAGCACCCACTTGGTGTTTGGGCAAGGCCAGAGAGCCTGGCTGGGTGCacccagggtgggcacaggggggTTCTGGAAGTGTCCCTTGtttcctgcacagctcctgagtGGGCAACGGCATTTGCAGGGTCTCTGTgatccctgcccacagcccaggaGAAAAGCCAGGACTCTCTGAACTGACCAGTGAGGTTTTATTGTCTGTGGTAGCGGCACCACGAGCCGGACCCGTTGCCCTGTGTCCGGGGCCATACATGAGCAGGGGGGGACGGGAAGGGTGGGCTCgtgcccacccccagccccttgGGGACCAAGGGCATGGGGTACAAtgggggggtggggaggaggtgTGGAGAAGACAGGGACCCTGCGAGCTCGTACAAAGTGCataggtgtgtgtgtgtgtgtccccatgGGAGCAGACAGTGGGCCATCAGCTCAGCGTCGGGGAGCAAGCCTGGAAGTGACACATGAGTGAGGGGGTGAGGACCCTGCAGGGTCCCCCCAGGGGTGACCCAACCGGGGGGgacccagccagagcagagaggaggcaggGGGCTACCCCCAGCAGTGCAGACATGGGGAAGCTCGTGCTGGGGGGtgtgtgcccagcactgcctcaaATCCCACACTCACCCCGCTCAAGGCTTCTTCCTTTTCAGCTTCAGCGCCTGCAGCCAGTGCGGGGGAGATGCCTCAGATCTGGGGTATTGGTGGAGTTTCAGCATGAGCCCCCCAGAACCAGTCCCAGGACCCAGACTGATCCCCTCAGCCCCCCTTTTGCCTCCATGATGATCCCGGCCCCAAACTCACCCTCCTGAGGATTTCTCTGGCTTGGGGGGCAAGGTCGGCGGTTTCCCACTCACACCAGGGATCTTGCAGGACTTGGAGCGCTGCACATGGGGGTCTTTAGGAGGGGTCCCCTTGCTGTCCCCTGATGATGTCCCCTCCTCGGCCGAGCGGTTGCGACCCCTCAGCTTGGCCTGGGGACAGAGAAAGAACTCAGGGAGAAACACAGTGCTCtgccccccaaatcccctcacTGCCTCCTCCCGGTCTTTAGCCAGgccccagccccaccctgcctcagtttccctgcatTCCACCCTCCCCTCTACCCCGCAGCCAGGAGTCCAAGGGACTCACCTTGATAGCAGAGGCGCTGAGGCCGGGAAAGAGCGGCACCTTGACTGCCCTGCCCGAGGGTGAGCCGCGCATCCGCCGGCTCCggggctcctctgctgcctcctcgTCGGAGGAtgctgccggggctgcccggggctctgtggggacacagggacagtgtCACCACGAGTGTGGCAGGACAGACACCCTGCTCCTATCCCCATCCCCACTGGGCTCACCTGTGGAGTCCCGGAAGATCCAGCTCTCCCCGTCGGTGGCGCTGGGGCGCAGGGATGGCGCCCGGTGCTGGCGCTTGCGGCCCAGGTTGGCCTTGCAGCGCAACACACTGCtgtccaggagctctgtgtcctgctgagCCCAGGGGACAGGTCAGAGCTGGCATAGGGagcccagggaccccccagcccagccagcacacccacagcctctacagcagtgctgggggccCTCAATCCATGGCTGTCCCTGAGGGTCAGAGAGCCCCATTGACAGACACAACCTGTGACAGACAGGCAGTCCCAGACCATATGGGGTGATTGGAACCTCCCCATTTCCACTTACCTCCAGAAGTGGAaattcctgcccctgctccatgGAGCCCTCGGCCTGGGAGGTAACCAGAGAGCGCCGCTGCTCCCcccagctggaggagctctcCCCATCCGGGTGGTCTGAGGGCTGCTCCTCACTTCCTGTGCCCGCTGAGATCCCAccagcagcctctggcagcagagcgggggccctggggctctgtggggcagcagctggctcAGAGGGATTCCTCTCCTCCTCGAAGGAGCCGGGTGACTCACTCCGGGGGGGCTCCATAGCCGGGGAATCAGCTGGAATGTCACCCATCGAAGGGCTGGAGGCTGACCTGCTTGGGAGACAAAATCTCGGAGTTGCTCTAGCTCCAGATAACACAAGCcctccaaacccctccatttgCCTCCGGAGACGCTACTCCCTTCCTGCCACCAGCCGTGCCCTCCTTACCCGTGCTCTGCAGCGGTGTCtcctcccaggctctgctcccccgCACCAAGGTCCCGGCTGCGggcggcacagcgggcactgAAGGCACTCGCCCACTCCTGGCGCCTGGCCTCAGCATCCTGTGGGTCCCCACTCCAGCTGTCCAGGTCCTGGCTCCAGCGGCCACTGCCCATGTCCAAAGAGAGATCCCTGTGCaagcctgcctggggctgtggcaggatcCTGGACACGGAGCCATCCGaggctctggcactgcaggggtCTGACACCCGCTGTGTCCCCATGACACTGAACTGGTTCTGGCACtcagctgctccaagctcctcagcccagtccctgctgctggagctgtcttGCTGGTGGGCACTGGCCCAGGTGGGCTCCTGGGTTGGGGAATCGGggtggtgggagcagggcaTGTCCTCCTCACCAACCGTGACCAGCCCAGTCTGCCCGACGCTGCCCTCACCGGGccagctcagctgagctgggatcagctcctgctcttcctccctgggggtgacagagctgtgctgcccatCCTGGGCTGCTCCACTGGGGCTCAACTCTCTGTCCTGGGCCTCCACATTCCTGGTGCTGGATCTGTCATCCCAGACATCTCTGCTGGGGCTGAACAACAAATCCTCATTCCAGGTCTCCGGGTTCCCAGTGCTGTGCCTGCcatccctggctgctctgctggatgTGAATTCATTGTCCTGGGTTTCGAGGTCCCGGATGCTGGATCTGTCACCCCAAGCTCCTCTGCTTGGGCTGAGCTCATCCTGGGTCTCCAGGTCCCTGGTGCTGCATTCACTGGTTTCAGCCAGCCTGCTAGGGCTGAATTCCCAGTCTTGCttctctgcatccctgctgctggatcTGTCATCCCAGGCTGGCCTGCTGGGGCTGAATTCCCAGTCCTgcttctctgtgtccctgctgctggatcTGTCATCCCAGGCTGGCCTGCTGGGGCTGAATTCCCGGTCCTGgctctctgtgtccctgctgctggatcTGTCATCCCAGGCTGGCCTGCTGGGGCTGAATTCCTGGTCCTgcttctctgtgtccctgctgctggatcTGTCATCCCAGGCTGGCCTGCTGGGGCTGAATTCCTGGTCCTgcttctctgtgtccctgctgctggatcTGTCATCCCAGGCTGGCCTGCTGGGGCTGAATTCCTGGTCCTgcttctctgtgtccctgctgctggaccTGTCATCCCAGGCTGGCCTGCTGGGGCTGAATTCCCGGTCCTGgctctctgtgtccctgctgctggatcTGTCATCCCAGGCTGGCCTGCTGGGACTGAACTTCTGGTCCTCGCTTTCCATTTCCCTGTATTCACCAGTCCAGGCTGGTCTACTGGGACTGAACTCCCTGTCCTGGCTTTCCATGTCCCTGATTTGACCAGTCCAGGCCGGCCGGCTGGGGCTGAACTCCCTGTCCTGTCTTTCTGTGTCTCTGTATTCCTGAGTCCAGGCTGGCCGGCTGGGGCTGAACTCCCTGTCCTGGCTCTCCATGTCCCTCGAGTTATACCTGCTGTTCCAGGCTGGCTGGCTGGGGCCGTGCTCCTTCTCTGGGCTCCCAGCATCGCCAGTGCTGGATCTGCCAGCCCAACCCAGCGTTAAATTCTCGTCCTTGCTCCCAGCACCCTGGCTGCTGTATTTACTGGCCCAGTCTGAGGTGAGCTCCCTGTCCTTCATCTCGGTGTCCCTGTCGCTGTACCCGCCCGCCCAGGCGGGCTGTCCGGAGCGCGGCTCCTTGTCCTGCTGCCGGATATGTCCTGTGCCAAGGCCGCTGCCCCAGCCAGCCTGTCCAGAGCCAAGCTCCTCCGTGCTGCCATAGCCCTGGCCCCacttggctgtgctggcactgaaaTCTGGATCCTGCGGGCAGCTCTTCCCAGTGCCAAGGGAGGGGGACCAGTCGCTGCAGCCCAGCTTTGTGTCCCCCATCAGCTCTGTTGCTCTGTAGTCACCGCTCCAGCTCTCCCGGGCAGTGCTGTCCTTGTCGCTGCTGGTGCTGTCCCAGCTGGATTTGGTCCCAAATTCCTGATCCTGCTTGGTCTCTACAGGCCAGTCTCTCTCCCTGGACACACCTGGGTGGCTCCAGTTAAAGGTGCTGTCCTGGCGAGGGCGGCCAATGCCGAACTCACTGCACAGGTCCTTCTGTGACCAGCCCAGCAGGTTCTggtgggaaaagggggagaggagtTAGAGAGGGCAAGGAGGttaggaagaggagaggagttTGAGGGGGGCGCAACCCTGGCTCCCACAGCAGCGGACCTGGGAGGGGGGCAATACCTTGTGGATACAGCACAGCGGGGCCCATCCCAAGGGGGGGCAGACCCCACCacctgccccacagcactgctcagccaCCCACCCGCCAatcctgtcccatcccactgctcagggcaggagcaggccaAAGACCTTGGCACgctgctgcttgtgctgccCAGGATAAAACAAAGGAAGACAAGGGAACAGTCACCTTCTAAAGGCAGGGCATTCATGGCCAGGTTAAGGCTGAGATCTTACCATTAATTAAGAGATAaaagggcagggaggagcccAGCCCACACTGACCCCACAGAGCCCCCCACAACTCTCACCTCTGGAGAGCCGTGGACCCCAGGTGATGCCAACAGCTCTGTCAGCCAGCCTGGGTCAGCGTGGGGGTCGGGGTCCTGTGAGGGTCCTTCAGCCTGGCCTGGGCCCCCCGGACCCTGCAGGCTCTTGGGGCCATCACCTGCCCAGGCAGAgtcagctggagcagctggatcTGTGGCTGGATCCAGAGGGGCAGCTGTggtgaggctgggctgggtgggggacTCAGCTGGGTCCTGGCCAGGTTTTGTCTCATGAAGTGGGGAGAGGGACATGGGAgcatcctgctctgcctccctttccttttcctcctcctccaccccgCCCTCAGCCTCTTGCTGGGCCACGGGACCCCCTGGGCATGGAGccccctctgcctgctggcagTCAGGTCCTTCAGACCTGCTGTCCTTTGGAGGGCTGGTGGCCACAGCCTCCCCATCTGACTCCCCCTCTTCGGAGAGCCCTGAGTCAGGTGTCTCCCGGATGGGGGAGCGGGGAGGGAAGGCTGGCAAGCGTGGCCCCCGCGACGGGAATGTCCACTCGAAGGACTGGGAAAGGCTCCAGCCGGACTcgctgcccagggagggctctgACAGGAGGTCtccgggccggggcagggcacTCAGCGagccccccagctcccccaggccctgccctgtGGGCGGGGGCCGCAGCACCCCCTCTGAGGAGCGCCGGAGCCCCACATCCCGGGGAGGGGGATTGAAATCAGGACCCTCATGGGACCGGGCGGACACTGTGGAGTCATCAGGTCCctctggggagcctgggggaCAGGAGGCTTTGGCAAGTGCTGGACTGCGGGGGCCCGGGTACTCAGCAGCAGCCTCGGGGGAGCCAGGAGGGCAGGTGACCCGTGGGGGCAGTTCAGGAGTGCCAggggggctggcagtgccaggggatcCCTCCCCTGGAGTgtgcggggagccgggggaaCGGGAGACTCTGAGCTGGGGCTCGGTGGATGAGGGAGCGCCTGGGGCCTGGATGGAGGTGACAGGGACCTCGACTGGAGGTTGAGGGGGGGATTTGGGAGAACCAGGGGGCAGTGTGGGGGAGTCAGGGGCCAGGAGCTCAGGGGGGGCATCAGgggagccaggggctggggcagagggctCAGCAGGCTGGAAAGGAGCTCCTGGGGCCGGGGGTGGGCAGGTGGGGGGCCTTGGGGAGCCTGGAGGTCCGAGAGCACCCAGCTGTAGAGTGGAAAGCTGTGGAAAAAGCCAGCAGGGAGTCATGTCACTCAACAGGCACCTCCAAACATCATCCATCCCAAAGCCAGCCTCCCAAACCTCTGGAGGgtccctccctccagccctgctcccctccctgcacccgGGGCAGGAAGTGCCCATGCTGCATGCCAGAAccaggctgctcctgtgtgACTCAGCCAGGGCGGCTCCTggcaccccagccctgctccctgcccggccccctgctgcccccagagcGCCTGGACAGATGGAGAgaagaaatgaagcagaaagaaGTCAGAACCCCTAGCACaggcccctgccctgcctgtggctggaatccctctgcccagcactgccagtaTTTGTCCCCTTGCTGGGGTGATCTGGTGCCCAGGCTGCCACCAGCAGTGTCACCACGGCCCGGTGTCCCGGTCACCGCCCTGAGCAAGCACGGCACGGGGAAAGGGGCTGGCGGGGTGCCCGCAGGGCCTGCCCTGCCACATACCTGCCGGGTCACCAAACCCCAGCTGGTGACTcatggctgctccctgcccacgCCTGGCACCGGTGTTGGCACACGTCACC is drawn from Prinia subflava isolate CZ2003 ecotype Zambia chromosome 5, Cam_Psub_1.2, whole genome shotgun sequence and contains these coding sequences:
- the TNKS1BP1 gene encoding 182 kDa tankyrase-1-binding protein isoform X5; translated protein: MNRLAGPQPYSGAGAGGPLRRPSFTVRSPETHNGKGISSPLVTGTEEEASPAPPTPSRKGPAPFKVTPVPVAARPERFPGTTVEEILAKMDSREGPGSPDRAWLSPLCTDPSSRFGSKTFAAFRRRPGGEADGDPASEAPQTPRPAAGELGRGADGHPVAEMSSSPPAGPSCAGDPRGRRRPPSPPDLSTLQLGALGPPGSPRPPTCPPPAPGAPFQPAEPSAPAPGSPDAPPELLAPDSPTLPPGSPKSPPQPPVEVPVTSIQAPGAPSSTEPQLRVSRSPGSPHTPGEGSPGTASPPGTPELPPRVTCPPGSPEAAAEYPGPRSPALAKASCPPGSPEGPDDSTVSARSHEGPDFNPPPRDVGLRRSSEGVLRPPPTGQGLGELGGSLSALPRPGDLLSEPSLGSESGWSLSQSFEWTFPSRGPRLPAFPPRSPIRETPDSGLSEEGESDGEAVATSPPKDSRSEGPDCQQAEGAPCPGGPVAQQEAEGGVEEEEKEREAEQDAPMSLSPLHETKPGQDPAESPTQPSLTTAAPLDPATDPAAPADSAWAGDGPKSLQGPGGPGQAEGPSQDPDPHADPGWLTELLASPGVHGSPENLLGWSQKDLCSEFGIGRPRQDSTFNWSHPGVSRERDWPVETKQDQEFGTKSSWDSTSSDKDSTARESWSGDYRATELMGDTKLGCSDWSPSLGTGKSCPQDPDFSASTAKWGQGYGSTEELGSGQAGWGSGLGTGHIRQQDKEPRSGQPAWAGGYSDRDTEMKDRELTSDWASKYSSQGAGSKDENLTLGWAGRSSTGDAGSPEKEHGPSQPAWNSRYNSRDMESQDREFSPSRPAWTQEYRDTERQDREFSPSRPAWTGQIRDMESQDREFSPSRPAWTGEYREMESEDQKFSPSRPAWDDRSSSRDTESQDREFSPSRPAWDDRSSSRDTEKQDQEFSPSRPAWDDRSSSRDTEKQDQEFSPSRPAWDDRSSSRDTEKQDQEFSPSRPAWDDRSSSRDTESQDREFSPSRPAWDDRSSSRDTEKQDWEFSPSRPAWDDRSSSRDAEKQDWEFSPSRLAETSECSTRDLETQDELSPSRGAWGDRSSIRDLETQDNEFTSSRAARDGRHSTGNPETWNEDLLFSPSRDVWDDRSSTRNVEAQDRELSPSGAAQDGQHSSVTPREEEQELIPAQLSWPGEGSVGQTGLVTVGEEDMPCSHHPDSPTQEPTWASAHQQDSSSSRDWAEELGAAECQNQFSVMGTQRVSDPCSARASDGSVSRILPQPQAGLHRDLSLDMGSGRWSQDLDSWSGDPQDAEARRQEWASAFSARCAARSRDLGAGEQSLGGDTAAEHGRSASSPSMGDIPADSPAMEPPRSESPGSFEEERNPSEPAAAPQSPRAPALLPEAAGGISAGTGSEEQPSDHPDGESSSSWGEQRRSLVTSQAEGSMEQGQEFPLLEQDTELLDSSVLRCKANLGRKRQHRAPSLRPSATDGESWIFRDSTEPRAAPAASSDEEAAEEPRSRRMRGSPSGRAVKVPLFPGLSASAIKAKLRGRNRSAEEGTSSGDSKGTPPKDPHVQRSKSCKIPGVSGKPPTLPPKPEKSSGGSEASPPHWLQALKLKRKKP